Proteins from a genomic interval of Ignavibacteriota bacterium:
- a CDS encoding T9SS type A sorting domain-containing protein: MTKVNSQCLEYYGTSPGSGNLVLGSFADSLNGFVVDTYGKFYRTSDGGKHWNSFSFSSETITDVEMLDRRTVYFIFRNQILSTSDGGSTWRNRSTPTTYTTYDIAFSTRNYGILVGTSGIVSFTTNSGSSWYYNLPHNTGTSNTLYDAVLLDSSYATVVGQGVIINTTNFGVTWTTQLTSTLTFTAVSFSDKNNGTVVSTNGSIFRTTNSGSTWTQQNSGTSKRLNDVQFIDSLHGVITGKGIILTTSNGGANWIQSYNGSYNWFSVAFMNRSNIITTSDIGLIRQLTINECNSPIQVTYPQDGQMNVPLMTNLELPSSLILTWDYHPLITISHLTVQVSKDSNFSSQMIADVTFSADKENRTFYLQLSNLTPKTIYFCRMGFTYYNQSQVVWLTLTNFTTAGGSISGRVFRDFNQDTIYNSDDLGLKNCLVTLSGNNQGQVVSNSSGMYRFPGMDSGTYQITLTPLPFPWQNTTSLSSTIHLLHNDSLTNVNFGQYNPDWNIISGIVYNDKNENGTYDGLDSTMENWNVRLSLDSQNDTVKTDTTGQYTFYLEETDQCSVQVLPPQGWEKIFPRLVEAYTFQISGGNHNYSNVHFGVHPIPERIKMFFNFHDVSYNRIQSIGFGVRLGASPGIWGVDTSAHTIDYSEGEDELPPRLSDAFDVRFTKPPNSNFQFGGGSWIDMRPFYLPSQVDTYKIIFRTGFYTGGSYPVTFTWSKELVQELYNGDVFFQFPDEITHNLKSNDSIVISDNTIGSVLLIASSPSLPEPPYFMRHGWNLVSNPYYLSNQSVSNLFPSSISNAFSFHSSTGYRANDSLIPGKGYWIKLLNGIFSAPYSGTTRNSDTIEVSAGWNIIGSLSEPISVNSITTYPSDIIHGSFFENTRGYTQADTLKPFYGYWVNSSNNGILILNSSSLISKIESRTEVIDNFDKITIHDAAGNSQSLYFTTDKISRTYELPPLPPDGVFDARFTTNKFVESNEKKTRKEIPIRISSAMYPLSFTWNIKNLTFAILLIDGKHFSLSGTGTTRSVIPIANSSLIFWGNSMLPNTFSLSQNYPNPFNPSTIINYQLPVDNYVTLKVFNLLGQEVATLVDGVQEAGEQSVEWDASGFPSGIYYYKLQAGSFEETRKLLLMK, encoded by the coding sequence ATGACAAAGGTGAATTCGCAATGTTTGGAATATTATGGTACTTCACCGGGAAGTGGGAATTTAGTACTTGGTTCATTTGCTGATTCACTAAATGGATTTGTCGTTGATACTTATGGTAAATTTTATAGAACATCCGACGGAGGAAAACATTGGAACAGTTTTTCATTTTCTTCTGAAACTATCACAGATGTTGAAATGCTCGATCGACGTACCGTTTATTTTATTTTTCGTAATCAAATTTTATCCACAAGTGACGGTGGATCCACGTGGAGGAATCGAAGTACACCTACCACATATACAACTTACGATATTGCCTTTTCTACGAGAAACTATGGAATCCTCGTTGGAACCTCCGGTATAGTTTCATTCACAACAAACAGTGGTTCCAGTTGGTATTATAATTTACCTCATAATACCGGGACAAGCAATACTCTGTACGATGCTGTGTTACTAGATTCATCTTATGCAACAGTGGTTGGACAAGGCGTTATAATTAATACTACAAATTTTGGAGTAACGTGGACCACTCAGTTAACATCTACACTTACTTTTACTGCCGTATCTTTTTCCGACAAAAACAACGGCACTGTTGTATCTACAAATGGAAGTATTTTTCGTACTACAAATAGTGGTTCTACATGGACACAACAAAACAGTGGTACTTCAAAACGACTTAATGATGTACAATTTATTGATAGCTTACATGGAGTTATTACAGGGAAGGGTATTATTCTAACTACTTCAAATGGAGGTGCAAATTGGATACAAAGCTATAATGGTTCTTACAATTGGTTTTCCGTTGCATTCATGAACAGATCTAATATTATTACCACTTCGGATATTGGGTTAATCAGGCAACTCACGATCAATGAATGTAATTCTCCAATTCAAGTGACGTATCCTCAAGATGGTCAAATGAATGTTCCGCTAATGACAAATTTGGAGTTGCCCTCTTCTTTAATACTAACATGGGATTATCACCCATTAATAACTATCTCTCATTTAACTGTTCAAGTGAGTAAAGATTCAAATTTTTCATCTCAAATGATTGCTGATGTTACTTTTTCTGCTGATAAAGAAAACAGAACCTTTTACCTGCAACTAAGCAATCTCACTCCGAAAACAATCTATTTCTGTAGAATGGGATTTACATACTACAATCAATCTCAAGTTGTTTGGTTAACTCTTACAAATTTTACAACTGCGGGTGGTTCAATTAGCGGGAGAGTTTTCAGAGATTTTAATCAGGACACAATCTACAACTCTGACGACTTAGGATTGAAAAATTGTCTGGTGACACTATCCGGAAATAATCAAGGACAGGTCGTCTCAAATTCTTCAGGTATGTATCGTTTTCCCGGAATGGATTCCGGTACTTATCAGATTACGTTGACTCCTTTGCCTTTTCCTTGGCAAAATACTACTTCCCTAAGTTCAACAATTCATTTGTTACATAATGATTCACTTACAAATGTTAATTTTGGTCAATATAATCCTGACTGGAATATCATTAGTGGAATAGTGTACAATGATAAAAATGAAAACGGTACTTATGATGGATTAGACTCAACGATGGAAAATTGGAACGTGCGTCTTTCTTTAGACTCACAGAACGATACTGTCAAAACGGATACAACTGGTCAATACACTTTTTATTTAGAAGAGACAGACCAATGTAGCGTTCAGGTTCTTCCTCCACAAGGTTGGGAAAAAATATTTCCTCGATTAGTAGAAGCATACACATTTCAAATCTCAGGAGGAAATCATAATTATTCAAACGTTCATTTTGGTGTACATCCAATTCCCGAACGAATAAAAATGTTTTTCAATTTCCATGACGTAAGTTATAACCGAATCCAGTCAATTGGGTTTGGCGTTCGCTTAGGCGCTTCACCTGGAATTTGGGGAGTTGACACTTCTGCACATACTATAGATTATTCAGAAGGAGAAGACGAGTTGCCTCCACGTTTATCAGATGCATTTGATGTGCGATTCACAAAACCACCCAATTCGAACTTTCAATTTGGGGGTGGTTCTTGGATTGACATGAGACCCTTCTACCTTCCATCACAAGTTGATACTTACAAAATAATTTTTCGGACCGGATTTTATACAGGCGGAAGTTATCCTGTGACTTTTACATGGTCGAAAGAATTAGTTCAAGAATTGTACAATGGGGATGTATTTTTTCAATTTCCCGATGAGATTACCCACAATTTAAAGTCAAATGATAGCATAGTAATTTCAGACAATACAATTGGGTCAGTTTTGCTCATCGCTTCTTCTCCATCCTTACCTGAACCTCCGTATTTTATGCGTCATGGTTGGAACCTCGTTTCAAATCCCTATTATCTTTCAAATCAATCAGTATCAAATTTATTTCCATCATCTATTTCAAACGCGTTTTCTTTCCATTCTTCGACTGGATATCGTGCAAACGATTCTCTCATTCCAGGAAAAGGATATTGGATAAAATTATTAAATGGAATTTTTTCAGCGCCTTATTCAGGAACAACAAGAAATTCCGACACGATTGAAGTTTCTGCAGGATGGAATATAATTGGGTCCTTGAGTGAGCCAATTTCTGTTAATTCAATTACCACCTATCCATCAGATATTATTCATGGGTCCTTCTTTGAAAATACACGCGGTTACACTCAGGCAGACACACTAAAACCTTTTTATGGTTACTGGGTAAACAGTTCTAATAATGGAATACTAATTCTCAATTCTTCATCGTTGATATCCAAAATAGAATCACGGACAGAAGTAATAGATAATTTTGACAAGATTACGATTCACGATGCAGCAGGAAATTCTCAATCACTGTATTTCACAACTGATAAAATTTCCCGTACATACGAACTTCCTCCTTTACCTCCTGACGGTGTATTTGACGCAAGATTTACAACTAACAAGTTTGTTGAATCAAATGAAAAGAAAACAAGAAAAGAAATCCCTATACGAATCTCCTCTGCCATGTATCCACTTTCATTTACATGGAACATCAAAAATTTAACCTTTGCTATTTTATTAATAGATGGGAAACACTTCTCATTGAGCGGAACGGGAACAACTCGTTCCGTCATTCCCATCGCAAACAGCTCGTTGATATTTTGGGGGAACTCTATGTTGCCAAATACTTTCTCCCTCTCCCAAAACTATCCCAACCCCTTCAACCCGTCAACAATTATAAATTATCAATTGCCTGTTGACAATTATGTAACATTAAAAGTCTTCAACCTTCTCGGTCAGGAAGTGGCAACGCTTGTTGATGGTGTTCAGGAAGCAGGTGAACAATCGGTTGAGTGGGATGCGAGTGGATTCCCAAGCGGGATATATTACTATAAACTTCAGGCAGGTTCGTTTGAAGAAACAAGAAAACTTCTCTTGATGAAGTAA
- a CDS encoding CHASE3 domain-containing protein, giving the protein MHKDTYTTFSYIAGAITTLVGVFVLAGWQFDIAILKTVLPGTVSMKANTAACFFLAGVCLIFLQRSLPQNKAIIRLCAIVIASVGFLTICEYLFDWNIGLDEILFKEPGGAVETIHPGRLAPTTALNFLLLGFAFIFLTVQRFRDNFLVEFLIIFSVSVSIIGFAGYITGFVEFAGFHDYTKMAFHTAGTFIILCFGMLFTAYAQQHRRVTVEQKLFAGLTVTSALIIYISFLSVSGVTSLVRANSWVEHTQEVINKLGLVLSQVLDVQSSGRGYVITGDEEFLIPRETASRELPELLKDLHQQLLDNPKQEQTLTTLEVMIQKRLAFSDSVVSLRKVKGENEARALFKTYRGKMLSDSIRSYVAAMITEEERLMRMRNEIAILQAERNKVVIYISLVVQMLLLGITFIIVKRDIAGRKKAEEALHVLNNQLENRVNARTAELTVSEQKYRDLADNALIGIYSSTLKGEILYVNDTVVRMMGFDSREAMIRSGAVARWKDQNLRQQFLQLLQSDGKVENFENVVLTAGGEPLTVLVSARIVGEQLTGTILDITERKRIEEALKQSETMLLETGKIANVGGWEIDVPTMKPKWSLQTYHIHEVDPSVQPDIESAINFYAPEAQPVISEAVENAIRDGKPWDLELPFITASGKNIWVRAQGLPEFREGKCVRLFGTFQDITERKQAEADRLAREIAERANQAKSEFLSRMSHELRTPLNSVLGFAQLLELDELNLGQQQNVKHILKSGSYLLDLINEVLDISRIESGNMKLSPETVLLNDALVPAVDLIQPLAKQRGITIDVKLPSSKDIYITADLQRLQQVLLNLLSNAVKYNREHGAISISTSLLTDGYLHLRVTDTGKGIPPEKMNRLFVAFDRLESDTKNVEGTGLGLALSKGLIEAMGGRIGAQSEVGKGSTFWFDLQLTTQQTESFALAEVEEYLKSKTKVKKGVVLYVEDNLANIHLAEKIFGRLPGLKLITVMQGRMAIDLAKQHKPDMVLLDMHLPDINGIEVLKQLRVETTTKEIPIVFMSADATHTQVERALAAGARNYITKPIDVKELLKIVGEVLS; this is encoded by the coding sequence ATGCATAAAGATACCTACACAACTTTTTCATACATAGCCGGTGCGATAACGACTCTCGTCGGGGTTTTCGTACTTGCCGGTTGGCAATTTGATATTGCCATTCTCAAAACTGTTCTTCCCGGTACAGTTTCTATGAAGGCAAATACTGCCGCATGTTTTTTCCTTGCGGGAGTATGTCTCATCTTCCTGCAACGGTCCCTTCCACAAAACAAAGCAATCATACGATTATGTGCGATAGTGATTGCATCGGTAGGCTTCCTCACCATATGCGAATATCTCTTCGATTGGAATATCGGTCTCGATGAGATACTTTTTAAGGAACCGGGCGGTGCAGTTGAAACTATTCACCCGGGAAGATTGGCTCCGACAACTGCGTTAAATTTTTTGCTCCTTGGATTTGCGTTCATCTTTCTCACTGTTCAACGATTCCGTGATAATTTTCTTGTTGAATTTCTTATCATCTTTTCTGTCTCCGTCAGTATTATCGGATTTGCCGGGTATATAACCGGGTTCGTTGAATTTGCCGGCTTTCATGATTATACAAAAATGGCTTTTCATACTGCAGGAACGTTTATCATTCTTTGTTTCGGCATGCTCTTCACTGCATACGCGCAACAACACAGACGGGTTACGGTAGAACAAAAACTCTTCGCCGGACTTACAGTAACCAGCGCTCTTATCATTTACATTTCGTTCCTCTCTGTTTCTGGTGTAACCTCTCTTGTACGTGCCAATAGTTGGGTCGAACATACACAAGAGGTCATAAATAAACTTGGACTCGTTCTCTCCCAAGTTCTCGATGTTCAATCAAGTGGGCGCGGGTATGTGATTACGGGGGATGAAGAGTTCTTGATTCCCCGTGAAACTGCTTCGCGTGAACTTCCCGAACTTTTGAAGGATTTACATCAACAACTACTTGATAACCCGAAACAAGAGCAAACGCTCACCACGCTCGAAGTGATGATTCAAAAACGGCTTGCCTTTTCCGATTCGGTAGTCTCGCTGAGAAAGGTGAAGGGTGAAAATGAAGCGCGTGCATTGTTTAAAACCTATAGAGGAAAGATGCTGTCGGATAGCATCCGCAGTTATGTTGCGGCAATGATTACAGAAGAAGAACGGTTGATGCGGATGAGAAATGAAATTGCAATCCTACAAGCAGAGCGCAACAAGGTTGTTATATATATCAGTCTTGTAGTGCAGATGCTGTTGTTGGGAATTACTTTTATTATCGTGAAAAGAGATATTGCAGGAAGGAAAAAAGCAGAAGAGGCGCTTCACGTTCTGAACAATCAACTTGAAAACCGAGTGAATGCACGGACGGCAGAACTTACCGTCTCAGAACAAAAGTATCGCGACCTTGCGGATAACGCGCTGATTGGTATTTATTCTTCAACACTGAAAGGGGAAATTCTGTACGTGAACGATACAGTAGTACGTATGATGGGATTTGATTCACGTGAAGCGATGATTCGAAGTGGAGCAGTAGCGCGGTGGAAAGACCAGAATCTTCGACAACAATTTCTTCAATTATTACAGAGCGATGGGAAAGTTGAAAATTTTGAAAACGTCGTATTAACAGCAGGCGGAGAACCTCTCACGGTATTGGTGAGCGCCAGAATCGTTGGTGAACAATTGACCGGAACTATCCTCGATATCACTGAACGAAAACGAATCGAAGAAGCGTTGAAACAAAGCGAAACGATGTTACTCGAAACAGGTAAGATTGCAAACGTAGGCGGTTGGGAGATTGATGTTCCAACAATGAAACCGAAATGGTCATTACAGACGTATCATATTCACGAAGTGGACCCTTCCGTACAACCTGACATAGAAAGCGCCATTAATTTCTACGCGCCCGAAGCACAACCCGTAATTAGCGAAGCAGTGGAGAATGCAATTCGTGATGGAAAACCCTGGGATTTGGAACTCCCCTTTATTACTGCTTCAGGGAAAAATATTTGGGTACGTGCGCAAGGGCTACCGGAGTTCCGCGAAGGAAAATGTGTACGGCTCTTCGGTACGTTTCAGGATATTACGGAACGAAAACAGGCAGAAGCAGACCGCTTGGCACGTGAAATCGCCGAACGCGCCAACCAAGCCAAGTCCGAGTTTCTTTCCCGTATGTCCCATGAACTGCGTACACCTTTGAATTCCGTGTTAGGATTTGCACAACTGCTCGAACTTGACGAACTCAATTTGGGTCAACAGCAGAATGTAAAGCATATCTTGAAATCCGGCAGTTACCTCCTCGACCTTATCAATGAGGTGCTTGATATTTCCCGCATTGAATCAGGCAACATGAAACTTTCTCCTGAGACAGTGCTTTTGAATGACGCGCTCGTCCCTGCGGTGGACCTTATCCAGCCGCTCGCCAAACAACGTGGTATCACCATTGATGTCAAACTTCCATCTTCAAAAGATATTTATATCACCGCCGACTTGCAACGGCTCCAACAAGTACTTCTCAATCTTCTCTCCAATGCTGTGAAATACAATCGCGAGCATGGAGCAATTTCTATTTCGACAAGTTTACTCACCGACGGCTACTTACATCTGAGGGTAACCGATACCGGAAAAGGTATCCCGCCCGAAAAGATGAACCGACTCTTTGTTGCGTTTGACCGGTTAGAATCTGACACGAAAAATGTTGAAGGAACAGGTCTTGGTCTTGCACTGAGCAAAGGGTTAATTGAAGCAATGGGTGGACGAATTGGCGCGCAAAGTGAAGTCGGAAAAGGAAGTACGTTCTGGTTCGATTTGCAGTTAACCACACAGCAAACGGAATCATTCGCCCTGGCGGAGGTTGAGGAGTACTTGAAATCAAAGACGAAAGTAAAAAAAGGGGTAGTCTTGTATGTCGAAGATAATCTCGCCAACATCCATTTAGCAGAAAAGATTTTCGGACGCCTGCCCGGATTAAAATTAATCACCGTGATGCAAGGTCGTATGGCAATAGATTTGGCAAAACAACATAAACCGGACATGGTTTTACTCGATATGCACTTGCCGGATATTAACGGGATAGAAGTTCTTAAGCAATTGCGAGTAGAAACGACAACGAAAGAAATTCCCATCGTTTTCATGAGCGCCGATGCAACCCACACGCAGGTAGAGCGGGCGCTCGCCGCCGGCGCACGAAATTACATTACAAAACCAATTGACGTGAAGGAACTTCTCAAAATTGTAGGAGAAGTATTATCGTAA
- a CDS encoding response regulator, producing the protein MTNNHDAKILIVDDEPSNVELLESMLIKEGYVSYKSLTDPRHVVPTYKEWLPDLILLDIMMPHMDGFAVMEELKQLIPHDDYIPLLVLTADTNVETKKTALAKGAMDFITKPFNIIEVMLRVKNLLHTREIHRQLQNQNVILEERVRERTYELIESQERLLNIINGLGEGLIVSDLNDVILDVNSTLLKMTGYTHEELIGQTAYKVFMPHDTQERMERRLRNRSNGEVEHYEEQIRRKDGSVFWVRIIGSPLYDTDGKIIGSIGANLDMTEQKRMEEERLAVAQRNTMLVQALGEVVYEWHPIDNIVHWEGDYTRILGYTGEELGNTTDAWESKIHPDDKAKVWKAIDDARAQQRSIFHSEYRILHKNGDYHWMQDRGVMYVNAEGKLERLIGVFRDISEQKTLETKMLRSQRMESIGTLAGGIAHDLNNVLSPIMLALEILSKKLPDEHSQKMLQMIQANIKRGADLIKQVLSFARGVEGKHTIVQIRHLIDEMGKTINETFPKSIQFYTDVPKNLPTITADATQIHQVLMNLCVNARDAMQNGGIIEIKAETLHLDEQYVLMNVDAKPGRFVVVTVSDQGTGIPPALLERIFEPFFTTKEVGKGTGLGLSTVLAIVKSHNGFVNVYSEVGKGTTFKVYLPANNGEVSAVSEEKELLPMGNGELILVVDDEAGIREVTKATLEVHGYRVILASDGTQAVTAYAIHREQIALVITDMLMPFMDGPTTIRALQNMNPKIKILAVSGLKEDGYNFNHDLIVFLHKPYTSEKLLRTVKEMLTKG; encoded by the coding sequence ATGACCAACAACCACGATGCAAAAATATTAATCGTTGACGACGAACCATCGAACGTAGAACTCTTGGAGAGTATGCTGATAAAAGAGGGCTATGTATCATACAAAAGCCTCACGGACCCGCGCCATGTTGTACCGACGTACAAAGAATGGCTACCGGATTTAATCCTCCTGGACATCATGATGCCGCACATGGACGGGTTTGCCGTCATGGAGGAACTAAAACAACTTATCCCTCACGACGACTACATCCCTCTTCTTGTTTTGACAGCCGATACGAATGTTGAAACTAAAAAAACTGCCCTTGCAAAAGGAGCGATGGATTTCATCACCAAACCATTTAATATCATTGAAGTAATGTTGAGAGTGAAGAACCTTCTCCACACCCGTGAGATTCATCGGCAACTTCAAAATCAAAATGTGATTTTAGAAGAAAGAGTCCGTGAACGGACGTACGAGTTGATAGAAAGCCAGGAACGATTACTCAATATTATCAATGGACTTGGTGAAGGTTTAATAGTAAGCGACCTGAACGATGTCATTTTGGATGTCAACTCCACGTTGTTAAAAATGACTGGTTATACTCATGAAGAATTGATTGGTCAAACAGCATATAAAGTGTTCATGCCTCACGACACTCAAGAACGCATGGAGAGACGTTTACGCAACCGTTCGAATGGAGAAGTTGAACACTACGAAGAACAGATACGACGTAAGGATGGAAGTGTTTTTTGGGTTCGAATTATCGGTTCGCCTCTTTACGATACTGATGGAAAAATTATCGGGTCAATCGGAGCCAATCTCGATATGACAGAACAGAAACGGATGGAAGAAGAGCGTTTAGCGGTTGCACAACGGAATACTATGTTGGTACAAGCGCTGGGAGAGGTCGTTTATGAATGGCACCCGATAGACAACATCGTACATTGGGAAGGTGATTATACCAGAATTCTCGGGTACACGGGCGAAGAGTTGGGAAATACGACAGATGCATGGGAAAGTAAAATACATCCCGACGATAAAGCTAAAGTGTGGAAGGCAATTGATGATGCAAGAGCACAACAACGAAGTATCTTTCATTCAGAATATAGAATTCTTCACAAGAATGGAGATTACCATTGGATGCAAGACCGCGGAGTTATGTATGTCAATGCTGAAGGAAAACTCGAACGCCTCATCGGTGTTTTTCGAGATATCAGTGAACAAAAGACATTAGAGACAAAAATGCTTCGTTCCCAGAGAATGGAGAGTATCGGCACGCTTGCCGGGGGTATCGCCCACGACCTCAATAATGTCCTCTCTCCAATCATGCTTGCCTTAGAAATACTCAGCAAAAAACTCCCTGATGAACATAGCCAGAAGATGCTGCAGATGATACAAGCAAATATTAAGCGTGGTGCAGACCTCATCAAACAGGTATTGTCATTTGCCCGTGGTGTTGAAGGCAAACATACGATTGTGCAGATTCGCCACCTTATTGATGAAATGGGAAAGACTATCAATGAAACATTTCCAAAATCCATACAATTCTATACCGATGTTCCGAAAAACCTTCCCACCATCACGGCAGATGCAACACAAATTCATCAAGTGTTAATGAACCTTTGTGTTAACGCCCGCGATGCAATGCAAAACGGGGGAATTATAGAAATTAAAGCAGAGACCCTCCATCTGGACGAACAATATGTTCTCATGAACGTTGATGCTAAGCCGGGGAGATTTGTTGTTGTCACGGTTAGCGACCAAGGGACGGGAATCCCTCCGGCTTTATTAGAAAGAATTTTTGAACCGTTCTTTACAACAAAAGAAGTCGGCAAAGGAACAGGATTAGGTCTTTCTACCGTCCTCGCTATTGTCAAAAGCCATAACGGCTTTGTGAACGTGTACAGCGAGGTCGGGAAAGGAACAACATTTAAGGTGTATTTACCGGCAAACAATGGTGAAGTGTCAGCAGTTTCAGAAGAAAAAGAATTGCTTCCGATGGGTAACGGCGAGTTAATTCTTGTCGTTGATGATGAAGCGGGAATACGTGAAGTTACGAAGGCAACATTAGAAGTACATGGTTACCGGGTTATCTTAGCATCAGACGGGACGCAAGCAGTTACTGCATATGCAATACACCGGGAACAAATCGCACTTGTAATAACCGATATGTTAATGCCTTTCATGGACGGACCGACAACGATTCGCGCATTACAAAACATGAATCCGAAAATTAAGATTCTGGCAGTCAGCGGACTCAAAGAGGATGGTTACAATTTTAATCACGACTTAATTGTATTCCTGCATAAACCGTATACTTCAGAAAAATTATTGAGAACAGTCAAGGAAATGCTCACTAAAGGATGA
- a CDS encoding NmrA/HSCARG family protein, with product MNNKKIIAIVGSTGSQGNGIARAILNDANSEFAVRALTRDINSEKAKELAKLGAEVVAADVDDVESLKKAFTGAYGAYCVTFFWAHFSPEKEIAHANAMAEAAKDAGLQHVIWSTLEDTRNWVPLTDNRMPTLMGKYKVPHFDAKGEANQAFTSRGVPTTFLLTSFYWDNLIFFGMGPKKGPDGNLYFTLPMGDKKLPSIAAEDIGKCAYGILKKGNEFIGKTIGIAGEHPTGEQMAKALSNAFNQNVKYNSVSPEQYRSFGFPGAEDLGNMFQFKSDFEEYFCGVRNLDGSRALNPSLQNFETWLSKNKHLIKLD from the coding sequence ATGAATAACAAAAAAATCATCGCAATCGTCGGTTCAACCGGCTCTCAGGGCAACGGCATTGCACGCGCTATACTGAACGATGCAAACAGCGAGTTCGCTGTCCGCGCTCTTACGCGCGATATCAACTCAGAGAAAGCAAAAGAATTAGCAAAACTCGGTGCCGAAGTTGTCGCGGCTGACGTTGACGACGTTGAAAGTTTGAAGAAAGCATTTACCGGCGCGTATGGCGCTTACTGCGTTACATTTTTCTGGGCGCATTTTTCACCGGAGAAAGAGATTGCACACGCCAACGCAATGGCTGAAGCCGCGAAAGATGCCGGTCTTCAGCATGTCATTTGGTCCACTCTTGAAGACACACGCAATTGGGTTCCCCTCACCGATAACCGAATGCCAACGTTAATGGGAAAATATAAAGTACCGCATTTCGATGCTAAGGGGGAAGCTAATCAGGCATTCACATCGCGAGGTGTTCCGACAACATTTCTGCTGACCTCCTTCTACTGGGACAATTTGATTTTCTTCGGTATGGGACCGAAGAAAGGACCCGACGGTAATTTGTATTTTACTCTTCCTATGGGTGATAAGAAACTTCCCTCCATCGCCGCTGAAGATATCGGGAAGTGTGCATACGGAATATTAAAAAAAGGGAACGAGTTCATCGGAAAAACTATCGGCATTGCCGGAGAACATCCCACAGGTGAACAAATGGCGAAGGCTCTCTCCAACGCGTTCAATCAGAATGTAAAATACAACAGTGTGAGCCCTGAGCAATACCGCAGTTTCGGTTTTCCTGGAGCAGAAGATCTTGGGAACATGTTCCAGTTCAAAAGCGACTTCGAAGAATACTTTTGTGGCGTTAGAAACTTAGATGGTAGCCGTGCGCTTAATCCATCGCTTCAGAATTTTGAAACATGGCTTTCAAAAAATAAACATTTAATAAAGCTTGATTAA
- a CDS encoding DUF1801 domain-containing protein encodes MGTIKTKATKIDIDTFLLSIEPEKKRADSIALKKVFDGATNEKPALWNNNMIGYGSFHYKSERSAQEGDWPLTGFSPRKQNITIYIMPGVKNYGELLDKLGKFTISSGSCLYIKNIEDVDLKVLKKLISTSVKDMKKKYG; translated from the coding sequence ATGGGCACAATAAAAACCAAAGCAACCAAAATAGACATTGATACTTTTCTTCTAAGTATCGAACCGGAGAAAAAAAGAGCCGACAGTATTGCGCTGAAAAAAGTTTTCGACGGCGCAACGAATGAAAAACCTGCTCTCTGGAATAACAATATGATTGGGTACGGGTCGTTTCATTATAAGTCCGAGAGAAGCGCTCAGGAAGGTGATTGGCCCCTTACAGGATTCTCTCCAAGAAAGCAGAACATAACAATTTACATCATGCCGGGAGTAAAAAACTATGGGGAGTTACTGGATAAACTCGGCAAGTTTACAATCAGTTCGGGTTCATGTTTGTATATCAAGAACATCGAAGATGTTGACCTGAAAGTATTGAAGAAATTAATATCAACTTCCGTTAAGGATATGAAAAAGAAGTACGGGTAA